A single region of the Arthrobacter sp. zg-Y20 genome encodes:
- a CDS encoding M23 family metallopeptidase has product MGGAAQKVAITAATSGLILTAALPTSAAADDPVQPQPVSADTPVSADANANIGFARAGLSSSYDPDAKLASVGVAAGSHAVPAAAKGTLSTPLDSALVETSGFGHRVSPITGAAGEMHNGQDFAATCGTAVNAAASGKVVFAGWHPYGGGNRVVIDHGNGVETTYNHLSAISVSVGSEIKRGNLVGASGTTGSSTGCHLHFEVMVNGEVVDPLNWL; this is encoded by the coding sequence ATGGGTGGAGCCGCCCAGAAGGTGGCCATCACCGCCGCCACATCAGGCCTGATCCTCACCGCAGCGCTGCCCACCTCCGCGGCCGCTGACGATCCCGTCCAGCCGCAGCCGGTTTCAGCCGACACGCCGGTCTCCGCGGATGCCAACGCGAACATCGGATTTGCCCGCGCCGGGTTGAGCAGCAGCTATGACCCGGACGCCAAGCTGGCTTCCGTCGGCGTGGCAGCAGGGTCCCACGCGGTCCCCGCGGCCGCCAAGGGCACGCTGTCCACCCCGCTGGATTCTGCGCTGGTGGAGACATCGGGATTCGGCCACCGCGTCAGCCCCATTACGGGCGCAGCCGGGGAAATGCATAACGGCCAGGATTTCGCCGCCACCTGCGGCACCGCAGTAAACGCAGCGGCTTCCGGAAAAGTGGTCTTTGCCGGCTGGCACCCCTACGGCGGCGGCAACCGCGTTGTCATTGACCACGGCAACGGGGTCGAAACCACCTATAACCACCTCTCCGCCATTTCCGTGTCGGTAGGCAGCGAAATCAAGCGCGGAAACCTGGTGGGAGCAAGCGGAACAACGGGCTCTTCCACGGGTTGCCACCTGCATTTCGAGGTCATGGTAAACGGCGAAGTAGTGGACCCACTGAACTGGTTGTAA
- a CDS encoding NlpC/P60 family protein — protein sequence MTSTIERARHRAPVERTSTLNALAGAVSANAGTVGRQAAVIAAASGLVLTTGVAANASGTEPLRDVQTSTLDLTAAKLDKVSAEAVLHFEFEGIAGTTPAPAPAAPVVEEAQTALQVQEMPAAGAAQVARPASNTAPAAGVNTAAAPAPQGSPSGLAATIAAAAYAQLGVNQDCTMLVTNALAAAGINFHGWPAGYLSLGRTVSAAEAMPGDLIYYADGGMGLAHIAVYVGGGQAVHGGFNGNSTVVAPAELGSGGVYIRVGG from the coding sequence ATGACCTCGACAATTGAGCGCGCCCGCCACCGGGCGCCGGTTGAACGCACCAGCACGCTGAACGCCCTTGCAGGTGCGGTCAGTGCAAACGCAGGAACGGTTGGCCGCCAGGCTGCCGTTATCGCAGCTGCCTCAGGCTTGGTCCTCACCACCGGTGTGGCCGCCAATGCTTCCGGCACGGAGCCCCTGCGGGATGTCCAGACGAGCACCCTGGATCTCACGGCAGCAAAGCTCGACAAAGTGTCTGCAGAAGCTGTGCTTCACTTTGAGTTCGAAGGCATTGCGGGCACCACTCCCGCGCCGGCGCCGGCAGCCCCTGTGGTGGAAGAGGCGCAGACCGCTCTCCAGGTTCAGGAAATGCCGGCCGCAGGTGCTGCGCAGGTTGCCCGTCCGGCATCCAACACAGCTCCGGCGGCAGGGGTCAACACCGCCGCCGCACCGGCACCGCAGGGCAGCCCCTCAGGGCTGGCCGCCACCATTGCTGCAGCAGCCTACGCCCAGCTGGGCGTCAACCAGGACTGCACCATGCTGGTGACCAATGCCCTGGCGGCTGCGGGGATCAACTTCCACGGATGGCCTGCAGGCTACCTGTCCCTTGGACGGACGGTCAGCGCAGCCGAGGCCATGCCCGGTGACTTGATCTACTACGCCGACGGCGGCATGGGCCTGGCCCACATTGCCGTATACGTAGGCGGTGGCCAAGCCGTGCACGGCGGCTTCAACGGCAACAGCACCGTTGTGGCACCGGCAGAACTCGGCTCGGGCGGCGTCTACATCCGCGTAGGCGGATAA
- a CDS encoding DUF6457 domain-containing protein: protein MPSQQEQLEAWSGRLLKALELEGTPVDISAVLDLAAAAAHNVVRPAAPLTTFIAGYAAGLAAGSGQAADAASMRSAMAVAAAECRDAADEGDAQ, encoded by the coding sequence ATGCCAAGCCAGCAGGAACAACTTGAGGCGTGGAGCGGGAGACTGCTCAAGGCACTGGAGCTCGAGGGGACACCCGTGGATATCTCCGCCGTGCTTGACCTCGCTGCGGCCGCAGCCCACAACGTGGTGCGGCCGGCAGCGCCGTTGACCACTTTTATTGCCGGGTACGCAGCGGGACTGGCTGCCGGCAGCGGACAGGCGGCCGACGCCGCGTCCATGCGTTCGGCCATGGCGGTGGCAGCCGCCGAATGCCGGGACGCAGCAGACGAAGGGGATGCGCAATGA
- a CDS encoding NlpC/P60 family protein produces MSSHAHGRRRAATVQTNPITALSKAVSSNAGMVGRQAAVVVAASGLVLAAGLPAQAASVSMDRQALESTPLNVVAGTVKANADADVKLAVMEAPSSTSGADYRAQVAAEEAAVAAAAEAQAQQAAATQRAAASRVAAPVANGAVQTASSTPAAPAADAVAPGNVAAGLVASAYSQIGVAQDCTAMVEKALRSVGKSVGDLAPGQFFQYGTVVGSPAPGDLVISATHVAIYVGNGQVISGGLNGMNTGLHSLSDLHGYSFVRVS; encoded by the coding sequence GTGTCATCACACGCTCATGGCCGCCGTCGCGCAGCCACCGTTCAGACCAACCCGATCACTGCACTTTCCAAGGCAGTCAGCAGCAACGCAGGCATGGTAGGCCGTCAGGCCGCCGTCGTTGTGGCAGCATCCGGCCTCGTGCTGGCTGCAGGACTCCCTGCACAGGCAGCGTCCGTCAGCATGGACCGCCAGGCACTCGAATCCACCCCGCTGAACGTTGTAGCCGGGACAGTCAAGGCTAATGCGGACGCGGACGTAAAGCTCGCGGTCATGGAAGCACCCAGCTCCACCTCCGGCGCAGACTACCGTGCACAGGTAGCAGCTGAAGAAGCCGCAGTCGCAGCAGCTGCTGAGGCTCAGGCCCAGCAGGCAGCAGCAACCCAGCGTGCCGCTGCTTCCCGTGTTGCCGCACCTGTTGCAAACGGCGCAGTACAGACCGCATCCTCCACTCCCGCAGCACCGGCCGCTGACGCCGTAGCTCCGGGCAATGTGGCCGCCGGCCTCGTGGCCTCGGCTTACAGCCAGATCGGCGTGGCACAGGATTGCACCGCCATGGTCGAGAAGGCCCTGCGCTCCGTCGGCAAGTCCGTCGGCGACCTGGCTCCCGGCCAGTTCTTCCAGTACGGCACCGTTGTTGGCAGCCCCGCTCCCGGTGACCTGGTCATCAGTGCTACCCACGTCGCCATCTACGTTGGCAACGGACAGGTCATCAGCGGCGGTCTGAACGGTATGAACACCGGTCTGCACAGCCTCTCCGACCTGCACGGCTACAGCTTCGTCCGCGTCTCCTAA
- a CDS encoding NTP transferase domain-containing protein has protein sequence MPVVPVYDAVILAGGRSSRLGGSPKALLHTGGRTLLETTLDAVAGARRVAVVGPGSLLPLLEDASRETVLVREEPVFGGPAAAVAAGLEALPASGDWTLVLACDMPRIASAAGVLLDAAGSDDSDGDSTLLALDADGRSQPLAGLYRTADLRQAVLGHAPGGLTNMSMKALLARVQWRGVDVPPMSTADVDTWADARILGVSTEGTALTASSSEAKEH, from the coding sequence ATGCCCGTTGTTCCGGTGTACGACGCCGTAATCCTCGCCGGCGGCCGTTCCTCCCGCCTCGGCGGCAGCCCCAAGGCACTGCTGCATACCGGTGGGCGCACCCTGCTGGAAACCACCTTGGACGCGGTTGCCGGGGCCCGGCGTGTGGCCGTAGTGGGACCGGGCTCACTGCTGCCGCTGCTTGAGGACGCGTCCCGCGAAACCGTGCTGGTGCGGGAGGAACCGGTGTTCGGCGGCCCGGCAGCCGCTGTTGCAGCGGGGCTGGAAGCCCTGCCCGCCTCGGGTGACTGGACGCTGGTCCTGGCCTGCGATATGCCGCGAATTGCCTCTGCGGCCGGAGTCCTGCTGGATGCGGCCGGCAGCGATGATTCCGACGGCGACTCCACCCTTCTGGCCCTTGACGCTGACGGCAGGAGCCAGCCGCTGGCGGGCCTGTACCGGACCGCAGACCTTCGTCAGGCCGTCCTCGGCCATGCACCCGGCGGCCTGACGAACATGTCCATGAAGGCTCTGCTTGCTAGGGTGCAATGGAGGGGTGTTGATGTTCCCCCCATGAGTACCGCCGATGTCGACACTTGGGCGGACGCGCGGATCTTGGGCGTAAGCACCGAAGGAACCGCGTTAACAGCATCGTCCAGCGAAGCGAAGGAGCACTAA
- a CDS encoding MFS transporter, which translates to MFRSLRLFNYRIWFFGALVSNIGTWMQRTAQDWLVYDILTNQDAAAMGIVMALQLGPQLLLAPWSGLIADSYNRRKVLLMTQISMGALGLALGLLVISGQAQLWHVYAFALALGVVSAVDGPARQAFVSEVVSERDLPNAVALNSASFNGARMIGPAVAGLLTVAVGPGLVFVLNAVTFGAMVLALLNMRAGELRVLPKAPPGKGRIRAGLAYVRHRPDLIMVMLAIFIVGTFGMNFAIYIAAMARTEFGRDAGTFGLLNSVMAIGSVAGALLSARRDRPRLRFVFGAAGAFGLSCILSAAAPTLILFGLSLIPVGLSALTLMTSANAYVQTTTAQVMRGRVMALYFAIFMGGTPLGAPVVGWVSDSFGPRWSLGVAAASGLLAAAIGFVWAWRTYGMRFHYDRNLPRRLSMTTDTPEKAQDPDSA; encoded by the coding sequence ATGTTCCGCTCCCTCCGCCTCTTCAACTACCGGATCTGGTTCTTCGGCGCACTGGTTTCCAATATCGGCACCTGGATGCAGCGGACTGCGCAGGACTGGCTGGTCTACGACATCCTCACCAACCAGGATGCCGCAGCCATGGGAATCGTGATGGCGCTGCAGCTGGGGCCACAGCTCCTCCTGGCCCCGTGGTCCGGGCTGATAGCCGACTCCTACAACCGGCGCAAAGTCCTGCTGATGACGCAGATCAGCATGGGTGCCCTGGGTCTGGCCCTGGGCCTGCTCGTGATTTCCGGCCAGGCGCAGCTGTGGCACGTGTACGCATTTGCGCTGGCCCTGGGCGTGGTGTCGGCGGTGGACGGACCGGCGCGCCAGGCGTTCGTCTCCGAGGTGGTTTCCGAGCGGGATCTGCCCAACGCCGTGGCCCTGAACAGTGCCTCCTTTAACGGGGCGCGGATGATCGGCCCCGCCGTCGCCGGACTCCTGACCGTCGCCGTCGGGCCGGGGCTGGTGTTTGTACTGAACGCCGTGACGTTCGGCGCCATGGTGCTCGCACTGCTGAATATGCGTGCCGGCGAACTGCGCGTGCTCCCCAAGGCGCCCCCGGGGAAGGGCCGCATCCGGGCAGGACTGGCCTATGTGAGGCACCGGCCCGACCTCATCATGGTGATGCTGGCAATCTTCATCGTGGGCACCTTTGGCATGAATTTCGCCATTTACATAGCGGCCATGGCACGTACCGAGTTCGGCCGGGACGCGGGCACGTTCGGCCTCCTCAATTCGGTGATGGCGATCGGTTCCGTCGCGGGCGCCTTGCTTTCCGCGCGGCGGGACAGGCCGCGCCTGCGCTTTGTCTTCGGAGCCGCAGGGGCCTTTGGCTTGTCCTGCATCCTGTCCGCAGCCGCGCCCACCCTGATTTTGTTCGGTCTATCCCTGATCCCGGTGGGCCTGTCCGCACTGACCCTGATGACGAGCGCCAATGCGTATGTTCAAACCACCACCGCCCAGGTCATGCGCGGGCGGGTGATGGCGCTGTATTTCGCCATCTTTATGGGCGGAACACCGCTGGGCGCGCCGGTGGTGGGCTGGGTTTCGGACTCGTTCGGCCCCCGTTGGAGCCTCGGTGTGGCCGCAGCCTCGGGGCTGCTGGCAGCCGCCATCGGTTTCGTATGGGCCTGGCGGACCTACGGGATGCGGTTCCACTATGACCGGAACCTGCCCCGGCGGCTCAGCATGACCACAGATACGCCGGAAAAAGCGCAGGACCCGGACAGCGCGTAG
- a CDS encoding molybdopterin molybdotransferase MoeA: MSEKSAPVILPAQPNASWAQARHAAYAAARPLPYETVPLDEALGRILALETSALQPVPHYASAAMDGWAIAGPPPWTVITQEEPEVERWQIHKESGRRALQPGEAVKILTGGLIPEGADAVLRSESGSVSNTTPPRLTRNDRARESEPAAGEHIRPAGEEASAGETTIPAGKLLNPAHIALAAVCGHDTLPVLRSPRVSLLLTGDEVIDAGLPEPGQVRDTFGPQLPQLVSMLGGKVDVVRRLPDRLEEVVAALSSEATDEMSIAMSSGDVLITTGGTGRSEADHLRRALEEVEAELLIDGIAMRPGHPTMLARLRDGRLLVALPGNPLAAMMAVFTILQPLLDGLRGAPISRERHVLAGVDLEPLPGRTRLVPCSIQEDRAMPSPYFRSGMLRGLAEADAVMVVPPEGCIRDQAVMALPLPWQVNRAPAG, encoded by the coding sequence ATGAGTGAAAAAAGCGCTCCCGTTATCCTGCCCGCACAACCCAATGCGTCTTGGGCCCAGGCCCGGCACGCGGCCTATGCCGCCGCCCGCCCGCTGCCCTACGAAACCGTTCCACTGGACGAAGCGCTGGGGCGGATCCTTGCCCTGGAGACCTCCGCGCTGCAGCCCGTCCCGCATTATGCTTCCGCCGCAATGGACGGCTGGGCCATAGCCGGGCCTCCGCCCTGGACGGTCATCACCCAGGAGGAACCGGAAGTGGAACGCTGGCAGATCCACAAGGAGTCCGGGCGGCGGGCGCTGCAGCCCGGGGAAGCCGTGAAAATCCTCACGGGCGGATTGATTCCCGAAGGCGCCGACGCCGTCCTGCGGTCCGAGAGCGGCTCTGTTTCGAACACCACGCCGCCGCGCCTGACCCGCAACGACCGGGCCCGCGAATCCGAACCGGCCGCCGGGGAGCACATCCGGCCCGCCGGGGAAGAGGCATCTGCCGGAGAGACCACCATCCCCGCAGGCAAGCTGCTCAACCCTGCCCATATTGCCCTGGCCGCCGTCTGCGGCCACGACACGCTGCCGGTGCTGCGTTCACCGCGGGTGTCCCTGCTGCTGACCGGTGATGAAGTGATTGATGCGGGGCTCCCGGAACCGGGCCAGGTCCGGGATACCTTCGGACCGCAGCTGCCGCAGCTGGTGTCAATGCTCGGCGGCAAGGTGGATGTGGTGCGCCGGCTCCCGGACCGGCTGGAGGAAGTGGTAGCAGCGCTCAGCAGCGAAGCCACGGACGAAATGTCTATTGCGATGTCCTCCGGCGACGTCCTCATCACCACCGGCGGTACCGGACGTTCCGAGGCCGACCACTTGCGCCGTGCCTTGGAAGAAGTGGAAGCCGAGCTCCTGATCGACGGGATTGCGATGCGTCCGGGCCACCCCACCATGCTCGCCCGGCTCCGGGACGGCAGGCTCCTGGTGGCCCTGCCGGGTAACCCGCTGGCAGCCATGATGGCCGTTTTTACCATCCTCCAGCCCCTCTTGGACGGACTGCGCGGCGCTCCGATTTCCCGGGAACGCCACGTGCTGGCCGGTGTGGACCTGGAACCGCTGCCCGGCCGCACCAGGCTGGTGCCGTGCAGTATCCAGGAGGACCGGGCCATGCCGTCCCCCTACTTCCGCTCCGGCATGCTGCGCGGCCTGGCCGAAGCGGACGCCGTGATGGTGGTGCCGCCCGAAGGCTGCATCAGGGACCAAGCAGTGATGGCCCTTCCCCTGCCCTGGCAGGTCAACCGGGCGCCCGCAGGATAA
- the fdhD gene encoding formate dehydrogenase accessory sulfurtransferase FdhD: MGRVTTRGRVTKFRLDGNVSRRDDVLAGEEPLEIRVGGKSFTVTMRTPGDDFDLVAGFLVSEGVIWEPGQLISLRYCAGVDEDGKQTFNVVDVQLRPGTPLPDTGMERHVYTSSSCGICGTASIEAVRKSSHFDLEGDGVRLPLEMLASLPDRLREGQKVFDRTGGVHAAGLFSAEGELLCLREDVGRHNAVDKVVGWALRAGLLPLRGMVLQVSGRASFELVQKAQLAGIPVLAAVSAPSALSVELAQDAGLTLIGFSRGISLNCYSAPERILAPVTAVSA; the protein is encoded by the coding sequence ATGGGACGGGTCACCACACGGGGACGGGTCACGAAATTCCGGCTGGACGGAAACGTCAGCCGGCGCGACGACGTCTTGGCGGGGGAGGAGCCGCTGGAGATCCGGGTGGGAGGAAAGAGTTTCACCGTCACCATGCGCACCCCCGGCGACGACTTTGACCTGGTAGCCGGTTTCCTGGTCTCGGAGGGTGTGATCTGGGAGCCCGGCCAGCTCATCAGCCTGCGCTACTGCGCGGGTGTGGATGAGGACGGCAAACAGACCTTCAACGTGGTGGATGTACAGCTGAGGCCCGGGACCCCGCTGCCGGATACCGGAATGGAACGGCACGTCTATACCTCCAGTTCCTGCGGCATCTGCGGCACGGCCTCCATCGAGGCCGTGCGCAAGTCCTCCCACTTTGATTTGGAGGGCGACGGCGTCCGGTTGCCCCTGGAGATGCTCGCGTCCCTGCCGGACCGGTTGCGCGAAGGGCAGAAGGTCTTCGACCGGACCGGCGGCGTGCACGCGGCCGGGCTCTTCAGCGCCGAAGGGGAGCTGCTGTGCCTGCGTGAGGACGTGGGCCGGCACAATGCGGTGGACAAGGTGGTGGGCTGGGCCCTTCGCGCCGGGCTGCTGCCATTGCGCGGCATGGTGCTGCAGGTCTCCGGCCGGGCCTCGTTCGAACTGGTCCAGAAGGCGCAGTTGGCCGGCATCCCGGTGCTCGCCGCCGTAAGCGCACCGTCGGCGTTGTCCGTGGAATTGGCCCAGGACGCGGGGCTCACGCTGATTGGATTCAGCCGCGGCATCTCGCTCAACTGCTATTCGGCACCCGAACGGATCCTGGCCCCGGTCACCGCGGTAAGCGCCTAG
- the serC gene encoding phosphoserine transaminase, producing the protein MGDTAALKIPAELLPQDGRFGAGPSKVRPEQMAALERAGTGLLGTSHRQAPVRNLVGSIREGLAELFSAPEGYEVVLGVGGSTAFWDVAAFGLVQEKAQHLSFGEFGSKFAAATNKAPFLSASSIITAEPGTRPEPAAEAGVDVYAWPQNETSTGVAAPVRRVEGSDDGALVLIDATSAAGGLDVDLAQSDVYYFAPQKNFASDGGLWLGMFSPAALERAARINAGDRWIPDFLNLQTAVDNSRLNQTYNTPSLSTLVTLNAQIDWLNGNGGLAFAAGRTAESAGRIYSWAEQSAVATPFVARPEDRSNVIATIDFAADIDAAAIAKTLRANGVVDVEPYRKLGRNQLRIATFVAIEPDDVSALLACIDYVIANS; encoded by the coding sequence ATGGGCGACACCGCCGCACTGAAGATTCCCGCTGAACTCCTCCCGCAGGACGGCCGCTTTGGTGCCGGGCCGTCCAAAGTACGTCCGGAACAGATGGCGGCGCTGGAACGTGCCGGCACCGGGCTTCTGGGCACCTCCCACCGCCAGGCACCCGTACGGAACCTCGTGGGCAGCATCCGCGAGGGACTGGCCGAGCTGTTCTCCGCTCCGGAGGGCTACGAGGTAGTTCTGGGCGTGGGCGGCTCCACTGCTTTCTGGGACGTCGCCGCTTTCGGATTGGTTCAGGAGAAGGCCCAGCACCTGTCCTTCGGTGAGTTCGGCTCCAAGTTTGCGGCGGCTACCAATAAAGCGCCGTTCCTCTCGGCATCGAGCATCATCACGGCTGAACCGGGCACCCGTCCGGAACCGGCGGCTGAAGCGGGGGTGGATGTCTATGCTTGGCCGCAGAACGAAACTTCCACCGGCGTTGCCGCTCCGGTGCGCCGGGTGGAAGGTTCCGACGACGGCGCCCTGGTGCTGATCGACGCGACCTCGGCTGCCGGCGGCCTGGACGTGGACCTGGCGCAGTCCGATGTGTACTACTTCGCCCCGCAGAAGAACTTCGCGTCAGACGGCGGCTTGTGGCTGGGCATGTTCTCCCCCGCTGCGCTGGAACGCGCCGCGCGGATCAATGCCGGCGACCGCTGGATCCCGGATTTCCTCAACCTGCAGACCGCCGTGGACAACTCGCGGCTGAACCAGACCTACAACACGCCGTCGTTGTCCACGCTGGTGACCCTCAACGCCCAGATTGACTGGCTGAACGGCAACGGCGGGCTGGCGTTCGCCGCCGGTCGCACCGCGGAATCTGCCGGACGGATCTATTCGTGGGCCGAACAGTCCGCCGTTGCCACCCCGTTCGTGGCCCGCCCGGAGGACCGTTCCAACGTTATTGCCACCATCGATTTCGCAGCGGACATCGACGCCGCCGCCATTGCCAAGACGCTGCGGGCCAACGGCGTCGTGGACGTGGAGCCTTACCGCAAGCTCGGCCGCAACCAGCTGCGCATTGCCACCTTTGTCGCCATTGAGCCCGACGACGTCAGCGCCCTCCTGGCGTGCATCGACTACGTGATCGCGAACTCCTGA
- a CDS encoding metal-dependent transcriptional regulator, with product MTDLIDTTEMYLRTILELEEENIVALRARIAERLRHSGPTVSQTVGRMERDGLVVVAGTRRLELTELGRRRATEVMRKHRLAERLLSDVIGLDWAYVHDEACRWEHVMSERVERRLYELLGHPTESPYGNPIPGLEGIGGEPAPVFHQGVHDLVSAVAAVEAGSKLTLLRLAEPIQVEPELLSQLDEAGLRPGAEITAEVVGGYISVRVPGIEGALELPAEVAAHVFVAHAG from the coding sequence ATGACGGATCTCATTGACACAACTGAGATGTATCTCAGGACCATCCTGGAGCTGGAAGAAGAGAACATTGTGGCGCTGCGGGCACGTATTGCCGAGCGGCTGAGGCACTCAGGCCCCACCGTGTCCCAGACCGTTGGCCGGATGGAGCGTGACGGCCTCGTGGTGGTGGCGGGAACCCGCCGGCTCGAACTGACGGAACTGGGCCGCCGGCGCGCTACCGAGGTGATGCGCAAACACCGGCTCGCGGAGCGGCTGCTCTCGGACGTTATCGGCCTGGACTGGGCCTACGTCCACGACGAGGCCTGCCGGTGGGAACACGTGATGAGTGAGCGCGTGGAGCGCCGGCTGTATGAGCTGCTGGGACATCCCACGGAATCCCCTTACGGCAATCCGATTCCAGGCCTCGAGGGCATCGGCGGAGAGCCGGCACCGGTCTTCCACCAGGGCGTGCATGACCTGGTCTCTGCCGTGGCTGCCGTAGAGGCAGGATCCAAGCTGACCCTCCTGCGGCTGGCCGAACCCATCCAGGTGGAGCCGGAGCTGCTGTCCCAGCTGGATGAAGCCGGGCTCCGCCCCGGTGCGGAAATCACCGCCGAAGTCGTAGGCGGCTACATTTCCGTGCGTGTCCCCGGCATCGAAGGAGCGCTTGAATTGCCGGCAGAAGTGGCCGCACACGTTTTTGTGGCACACGCCGGGTAA
- a CDS encoding HNH endonuclease — protein MRTLVLNAGYEPLAVITFRRALVLVLSGKASVVAESGEPVVGPSEILPRPSVILLHRYVRVPYREGTVATRRGVLRRDNHECAYCGKAAATVDHVVPRSRGGDDSWENLVACCLRCNNTKGDRTLAQLGWQLRISPKAPRGARWQIRELERPSPQWDPFLQNDTAA, from the coding sequence ATGCGCACTCTCGTTCTGAATGCTGGATATGAACCACTGGCCGTGATCACCTTCCGCCGCGCGCTGGTGCTGGTCCTGAGCGGGAAAGCGAGTGTGGTGGCGGAGAGCGGCGAGCCGGTAGTCGGGCCCTCTGAAATCCTCCCCAGACCCTCGGTTATCCTGCTCCACCGGTACGTCCGGGTCCCGTACCGGGAGGGCACCGTTGCCACCCGTCGGGGCGTGCTGCGCCGGGATAACCACGAATGCGCGTACTGCGGAAAGGCGGCAGCCACGGTGGACCATGTTGTTCCCCGTTCACGCGGCGGCGATGACAGCTGGGAGAACCTGGTTGCATGCTGCCTGCGCTGCAACAATACGAAGGGCGACAGGACGTTGGCACAGCTTGGCTGGCAGCTGCGTATTTCCCCGAAGGCGCCCCGTGGAGCGCGCTGGCAGATCCGCGAACTGGAGCGTCCGTCACCGCAATGGGACCCCTTCCTGCAGAACGACACTGCCGCCTGA